A window from Triticum aestivum cultivar Chinese Spring chromosome 6D, IWGSC CS RefSeq v2.1, whole genome shotgun sequence encodes these proteins:
- the LOC123140813 gene encoding uncharacterized protein, translating to MDSDVADGIKDSLGIQKKKPGRPFKKKRKPRNPAGRPRKEATPAVLSPSTTGCGGARKDMPGDDVPYRQCKMLIEQLGPGLSSDNVSKSSRRTERQTTRWSKPPAAPKSAPQTGTNRGRGRPRKYKRPAAPMPAEAEAGDAASMGKRKRGRPRKDKPAAPMSTGDATSTGIKIGSLQPEMQKSTAAMPDKTEDAASAGMKRGRGRPRKDKLAMSAEAGDAASMIIKKPPGRPRKHNLEVLGLVQSDACNI from the exons ATGGATTCAGATG TAGCAGATGGTATTAAAGATTCTTTGGGGATCCAAAAAAAGAAGCCTGGGCGGCCAttcaagaagaagaggaagccacGAAACCCGGCTGGGAGGCCGAGGAAGGAAGCAACTCCAGCCGTGTTGTCACCGTCAACAACCGGTTGTGGGGGGGCGAGAAAGGACATGCCTGGTGACGATGTGCCGTATAGACAGTGCAAGATGTTAATTGAGCAGCTAGGACCAGGATTGTCTTCTGATAATGTGTCGAAGTCCTCGAGGAGAACTGAGAGACAGACCACGAGGTGGTCAAAACCGCCAGCAGCACCAAAGTCCGCTCCTCAAACTGGAACCAACAGAGGGCGCGGGAGGCCAAGAAAGTACAAGCGGCCAGCAGCACCAATGCctgctgaagctgaagctggagatgCCGCGTCAATGGGAAAGAGAAAGCGCGGGAGACCAAGGAAGGACAAGCCAGCAGCACCAATGTCTACTGGAGATGCCACTTCAACGGGAATCAAGATTGGGTCTCTGCAGCCAGAAATGCAGAAGTCAACGGCAGCAATGCCTGATAAAACTGAAGATGCTGCGTCGGCGGGGATGAAGAGAGGACGCGGGAGGCCAAGAAAGGACAAGTTAGCAATGTCTGCTGAAGCTGGAGATGCCGCGTCAATGATAATTAAGAAACCGCCCGGGAGGCCAAGAAAGCACAACCTAGAAGTGTTAGGCCTAGTTCAATCTGATGCATGCAACATATGA